TACGTCACTAGTGCTTGCATCCTGCCAATTCCTCCTTCAGGAAATGTAACAAACTCGCCGACTAATAGATGCACCAAATTTTCTAGATTAACTACAGATGATGGTAAATTAGTTGCCCCTGTGAGATCTCTAAGCAAGATAGATCTCCTGTTTCTTCTGGAGCTCACATATTCCTGTCCAAGAGAGGTTTGGGTACCTCAAATGGAATAACCTACCAATATTTACTATCTAGATAGATGATTGTCTTCCAAACTATGGAAGGTCAAGAGAATCTGGGAGGTGTTTAGCATACGGCCACATTGTGACTTTGTGCCTTCAAATCTTTTTCTTGGGCCGATCAAGCACCGTTTCTTACACCCACGCAGGCACACAGCACAGCTTCGTCCATGCATCACACTAGAGCATGTCCGCACACTGCGTTGTTGTGCCCTTCACATACATGGAGGCACACGCCGTGTAGCCCGAGCAACTCTCTAACCATGGCACACATAGGACGTTAACAAAGGTAGGAGAGCACACGAGTGACTTCTATGTTTATGATGAAACAGAGTGTCAGCAAACACAGGAGTTTTGTCGACATTCATGATGAAAACAGTGTCAGCTATTAGCAAACACAGGAGTTTTGCTGTCAATGCATGTATACCCTGAATTCCCAGTGCTTCCCAAGCCCCATAATAGACCGGTCGCTGGACCAGGTTCTCTTTGCGCTCTACCACGACAGCCGCACCGATGGCTCTGTTGTCGGCTGCGATGTATAGCAACATTGCTTCTAAGGAGCTGCAAGAATGAGCGCTTCAGAGAGCTGCTTCTTGAGTGCTTCGAAAGCAGTATTGGCCTCGTTGTACCAGTCAAAGTTGTCAGATTTCTTTAAAAGCCAGTAAAGAGGTATGGTTTCTCGCAGCCCCATAATCAAAAAGTGACGTACGTAACCATGCACATTAGTGCTAGAAGACCCTCTTTGTTGTTAGCTCAAGTGAGAAGTAACAGCAAGACTATTGACTGATGTAACTAAGTACTATGCAGAAGCCGGGAGttatcctccttttcaaaaataAAGTAAACTAAGTACTAGAGATATTTGCCACCaaaagctctctctctctctctttctgtgtgtgtgtgtgtgtgtgtgtgagtgagtGATGTACATATAAGCATCATATAAGTAGAAAGCAGAAACTGCAGTAGTTGGGGGCAATCAAGTTGTACTACCACAACACACGGATCTGGCTTCCTGAGTCGGCTGCAACTAAGCGGTGCATTAGTGCCACATGTGTGCAGAGTCCAACTTGTGAATGCACAACTGTTGCATACATCTCTCTACTTACCAAGTTTGTGTATATTCGATCTTGAATTTTTAGGAAGTACTCCCTCCACcccataatataagacgtttttgcaagctATGTTAGTTTGCCAAAAACGccttatattgtgggacggagggGGTACATACTATAAGCAGGTACTATCATTCCCAAATCAACATGTCATGCAACATACACCAAAGTAAGTCATAATGTCCCTACAATGTAAGTAAAACAAAAGCAAGTCCTAATGAGAACGCGAGAATAGAAATTTCTTGTTTTGTCGGTCTGTCCCTGCATTTTTTCTTTGAAGGCATAGAAAGACCGTTTATTCTGCACGACAGTAATATATTCACAGAATCACATGGTTGTAGTCAATAAACTTGGAATGAGGTGATTTGGAGATGGGCTAGAGTGAGCTCGAAATTTAAAATATCACAGAAGAAAACATATATagaagtttcaaaaaaattccacATGTTCCTTGAGAGATAATTTAGCATGTGACTACATACAAATGATAAATTATTGTATTTGAAAATAGCAAAAAGTGCATGCACTGCATTTAGAACACTCTAAGTCATAGCATTATGTTGATCTGCAAATATCGAACAATGCAGTCAAAGAGATTCAGTTACCCATTTCTTAGAAATCGGAGGTAAGGAAAACTTGATAGAAGTGTCGCAGACCAATATAGAGATGCGGACTGGTACGTATCCTTTTTCCATAGGGCTCTAAAGTATACTCGTCTTTTGCGTAAGACAGCATCTCGAAAAACTTCCAACCACATCCTCCTAGCTTGCACATTTCTCGTTGTCAAGCTCCATCCAGCCCAAACATTTCCCTCTGGGTGGGTATAAAATTAGTTTCTTCATTAGGGAGGAGGGCTGATTCAAGCAAGGGCTGAGAGCCTACATATAACTTAGATGGGCCAAGGAAGAAAAATCATCTACCACTCGTTAATTCCAATTCTCTTCGCTAAGGTTTCAATGTTTCACTCAATTTCATCCATTTTTAACATCCATGATGTGGAGAGAAGAAATCGAGATGACGGTATTTATATGTTGGAGAATATGGTTTATCGCCATTCTCGCCTTCCCTCCTCTATTTCTTGCACTAAGGGCATCCAAGGAGATACGGACAAGTGTGTGCAAAGCGGCATCGGTATCCTGGAGCCTCCAGTGGGTGGAACAATAGCTCACACCACATATAGGTggattttttttcttctatttctCTCATGTTTTCTTGGGCATGATTGTGTTGCCGTTCTAGCTGTCGTTACTCTTATGTTGTCTGAATGCTAGTTGTATGAATCGTTGATTTATCTATAAAACGAGGCGAAAGTCTATTTCGAGCGCCACAGCGCACAAGCGTGGGAGTGCAGCATCCAGGGGAACTATGCGCGCAAGAGAGTTGCAGGGAATCTTGCAGGGGCGACCGGTACGCGCAGGCGTCATAGAGCCAGTGCAGCTGCGGCGCGTCGACACCGAAAGAGGGAAGCTGCCCTAGCGCGGCCGCGTGCGGACGAGCTACCTCGGCTCCTGCTGCTCCAATCAGTGCAGCTACTGCCCCAATCCGGTTTCCCAGAGCATTGTCCGCGTCATTCCATTGCGTCCTAGTCCGGCAAACAATTTCCATCGGAGGCGAAGACCACTGTGGCGTGGTCGCCGCGAACCTTCCCGGCCACCCATTGATGAAGGCGACAACATGCGATGACAACCGTGCTGCCCCGCTATCTTTGTCGACTCCGACAAGCCCTTGCAGACGCGAGAAACTGCACCGGGCTCCCAAGACCACCACATCGTCTTCCCAGCGCATTTGCTTTGCTCCTGTGTGACAATTTTCCTCGTCGGCGTGAACCTCAACTGGCAGCCGCCATGCGGCACTATGAGGACCATAATTGACGCACCGTAGCTAGAAGTGCATCCATCATGAGGCCGAGACGGTCGCGATCACACTGCCTCGAGAGTGGGTGCCATTGCTGCAGAAAAGCAAGGAATTTGAAGGAGTCAGATGCCTTCCTCAGAAAGACCTCCTCAATCATCATTTTATTATGCGCCATCCAAAGTGTCCATGACAACGCCGCAATGATGAGCCGAAAAAATCGGCGATGTTGAGTATGTTGCGTAGCTCTGTGTTGGAGGAACTCCGCGAGGTTCAGGGCCTTCCAGTTAGGCCCCAGCGCCTCACGGACGAACGTCCATAGGACCCGCGCCGCCGTGCAGGAGAATAGGATATGGGTCCAGGTCTCAGGTACCGCGCGCAGGGGGCACAAGTCATTAACTGGGCCGGGCCGCTTAAGTACCTCCGTCCCCGAAGGGATGCGATCTCGTAATAGCTGCCACACAAAAATCTTAGTCTTGAGGGGTAGTGGCCACCGGCGTTCAAACGCCGATAGCACCACTGCCAGATCTGCCCAGCTGTGTGATTAGCTTAAGGTAATCCCTGATTTATCTCATTCTCCTCTCTGCTAATGTATAGCTGACCCGTGGACCACACCTTAATTAACACATAGGAAAACAAGTGGTTTGTATGATAGAATTAGTTTACTGAATTTTTTGTCAGTTTCAGTAGTTTGTAGCATGTTAAATGGTTTGACAAATGAAGATGCATTTCTGATTGCAGGATCTTTTGATGGCCTTTTCACTGTCCAAATACACCACAAAGGATTTTTTTGTGGAACCGGTTGCAACATGACTTATATGGACTATGAAGTGGACTGTTTTGATAACTGTGATAGTGACACTTGGTCACTACTGTGGATTGATGATTTTCTCAAGCAACTAGGTTATGACAGAGCTGTGGACAAGCATGATGTTTATTGGTGCCAGCCTGGAAAGTCAGTAGCTGATGGACTGAAAGAGATTGTATGTGATGCAGATATCTTGTTAATGATTTCAGCAACAATTGAGCACAAGAATTTGATATTGATTGTTGACCATGGTGATACTTTGGAAACCCTGACCAAAGAAGATGTGCTGCTAGATGGAGCTCCTGAGTTGCCCAGAGTTATAACCCCCACAAAAGGCTGGAAGGGAAAAGAAGCTGCATTGTCCTCGGAATATCCTAAGAGTCCAAAACAGAAGAGAGCAAAGAGAGTTAGAGGTCCATGTACTTCGGTGAAGGATCAAGTGCAGGTGTTGGTGATGCTGCAGAAGAAATGGAAGGAGGACAAAGTGGTGACGCCGAGGGACAAGAGGATGTTTGTGATGAAGAAACAGATGAGGAGTTTTATGATAGCGACTTTGATGCAGAAGATGGTGATGATGATTTGTTTGACAAGAATGTGGACAAAGAAGTTGGTGATCATAGAGAGAGTGAGTTCATACCTGACATTGAAGCAGAACTACCTGAAGATGCACTAGATGACAGTCACTTGGATCTGAGCAAAGAAGAAAGGGAAAAGTTTAAATACAATTTTAGAGCATTTAACCCAGAGACCGACTTGAACGCACCAACTTTCAGGCTTGGCATGATTTTTGGAGACATGAAGGAGCTCAGACTTGCTATCAGTGCTTATAGTGTTAGAAATAGAGTGGTAATGAGGAAGACAAGAAATACAGCAACTACATTAGTTGCTGTATGCAAAGAAGGCTGCTCTTGGTATATGAAGGCAGGCAAGGATAACAGGACAAGTAGCATTGTAATCAAGAAATTTCAAGGTAAACACACCTGCACTAAAGCTTGGGATCTCAAAGTGTTGACTACACCTTTTCTTGCAAGAAAGTTCAGGGAAGAGTTCAGAGATAATGAGAAAATGTCGTTGAAGAAATTCCAAGACAAAGTGCGGGTTGAATACAACATGATTCCAACCAGATTCAAATTGGGAAGGGCAAGGAGAGCAGCTGCTAAGGAAGATTAGAGGTGAAGATGAtgaccaattcaaatggctgtgGGATTATGGGCAGGAGCTTAGAAGAACTAACCCAGGCAGCAAGTTTTTCCTTTGCACAAAGGAAGTGATAGATGAGAAAACTAAATTGCCACAAGATCATTTCTCAACTTTGTACTGGTCAATAGATGCTTGCAAGAGAGGGTTTCTTGCTGGTTGTAGGCCCATAGTATTTCTCGATGGTTGTCACATTAAGACTAGGTACAAAGGGAATCTGCTTACAGCTGTGGCTATTGACCCCAATGACTATATATTTCCAATAGCTTTTGGCTTGTGTGAGGTGGAGTGTACGAGCAGCTGGGAGTGGTTCTTGGCATCACTCAAGGATGATCTCAATATATGCAACACATCCCCTTACACTATAATGAGTGATAAGCAGAAGGTTAGTAGGTGTTCCTTTTCATTTCAGTACTTTCATCTAGCTTTTTTCAACCCATTCCCAAAGTGTGATATCTTATTAAACAACATGTCAGAAGTTTTCAACAGGTTAGCTTCCAATCCATCGATATGTTATTATGAATTACAGCTACTTATTAGTTCAAAACCATGTGAATCCCCTCAGTAGGAATTGTAGTCACATATTACTTCAAAACCATGCCATCACACTCATTGTAAATTGCATTCCATGACACCCACTCTTAGTTGCATTTCAGTAGTACTTCAAAACCATTCCATGACACCCACTCTTAATTGCAGTTATATATTGGAGGCAAGAGAACTACCAATGGTGTCAATGTTAAAGAACATTCATGACAAGATATCTCACAGAATTGTTTCCAAACAAAAAGAATCAGATAAGTGGACTGGGAGACTCTGCCCAAAGATCCAGAAAAAGCTTGATAAATATGTTGAATGGGCTGCTCATTGTATGGTTCAAGAAGCTGGTAGAGGAGTTTTCCAGGTGACATCCTTCAAAAACATTTATTTGGTGGATCTGAATATGAACAACTGTGAATGCAAAAAGTGGGAGTTGTCTGGCATCCCATGCCATCATTCCGTAGCTTGTTTCAGACATGAAAGAATTGAACCGGAAAGCATGGTCCATATGTGCTATACCGTGGAGAGTTATAGAAAGGCATATGCTTATAACATAATGCCATTAAGGGACAAAGCTAGATGTGAAAAAATGTATGGCACTATTGTGTATCCACCTTTGTACACGAAAGTCATGGGGAGGCCGAAGAAAAATAGGAAGAAAGATCCAGAAGAGAAAAAGGACAAGCATGGAGGGTTGAAGCTTACCAAACATGGATCCACAATGCACTGTTCCATAAGTGGAGCACCTGATCACAACAAAAAGGGCCATTACAAGCATGAGAATGTCATTCCAAATGAAGAAGTAGCTCAAGCAGGAGAAGATTATGATGATCCGTCCATCATCGATGTAATGTTCTAAACTATTATCAATATGGTTGTTTTCTAAAAAAGTGCTTTGCATAACCTATTCTTAACCATATTCAGGATATAATGCCGCATACTGTGCATGCTGATTTGGATCCAACTCAAACTCCTGGCTCTATGATTTTCATGATGCAAGAACAGGTATTATGTCAACTAAAACTCCAGCTCAATCTATTTTATTGTTGAGGTTTTTGTACTGATAATCATCTCATTTGATTCATTAGGAGAGGTTCACATATCCACCTGTCAGGGACTTTGGTCCACTGCCAGAATCCACTTTCATTGCTAATGGAAGGGCTGAGATTCCATCTGCCAGAGTGACAACAGCTATGTCAAGGGGAAGGCAACAATCAACAAGAAGAGGAACAGGAGGGGCTGGGAGAGGAACAAGAGGAGGGGCTGGTGCTGGCAGAGGAACAATAAGAGGGGCTGGGAGGGGAACAAGAGGAGGTGCTGCAAGAGGGGCAAGTGCAACTGCTACAAGAGGAGCAAATGCAAATGCTAGAAGAGGAGCAAGTGCAACTAATGCTAGACGAGCAAGAGCAGCAGCTCCTGGCTTCTACAACCTCCCTCTTGGAGATGACGTGGCTAATGTTACAGGAACAGGAACTTGAAGAGGACCAGATTATGTCCAAGCAGAGGAAGAGGTTGTGTTCACACAGAATGCACCTCTAGATGATGATTGGCAGCATTTTCTCTCACTATAGTTCAAGTAGATGAGCAACAACTGAAGCATTTCAACTGATGCACTACTATTACTATGTATTACATTTCTGAACCTTCCCTTTTGTGCTACTGAACCTTGTCCTTTTATTAATGCAATATTGTTGCTATCCGTGATGTCTGTGATGGTTGTGATGTTGCTATGTATAATGCAATCTTCCTCTACAAAATGAATATAACTTGTTTATGGATGATTTTTACTGTGAGCATTTGAACCGTATGTTCTTGTTGTTTTACAGGTGATTTTTCACTATAAACATTTGAACTGTATGTTCTTCTGGCAATAAATGTGACGCACTATATGTAGTTCCGCAACAAAAAAACTGCGTCTAGTACGAACTTAAAACGCTACGCGCCAGCCGCTGACAGTGGCCCCCATGCGTCAGGATACGCCCGCAGGTCTGATTTGCACCGTATATATGTGCTCGCAAAAACAAGTTTTGGCACCACTTTTCCGTATTTTGCAATATTAGGCATCAAACTGCACATCCTAAGCAACTTTATGTACCACCGGTGCATTTACCTCTTTCGCAAATTTTACGTTAGGAGTCAACATGGGTCAACACAGTAAGAAACAGTAAAAAACACATTAGGATGATACGGCGTACACGTAGGCGCCACATCACCAGGCTTCCCGTTTTGACGTGCAGAGGTGGCTACGTGGCCAGCCAGCGTGGGTTACCAACCCACCGATTCAATCAACCGCAGGCAACAAACAAAAATGCTCCCCGTCCATCTGCTCGCCGTGCCGGCAACTGCCACTCCGTCATCGCTCTCCGCCGACCCATCCGGTCCGGCGGGCCTTCTCCTCTCCGCCAACCGTGTGGGTCCGCTCTAAGTAATCCCGACTCGCGGCGATCGTACGGCTGGCTGCCAGCCGCGCCCACCTCCACATCCACGGCGCGCGGCAGGTGTTCGACGGAATGCCAGCGACGCTGTGAGACGCCATGTCGATCCTAGACCACGCACGCGCGCAAGATGCTAACCGCCAAGATTGCGAGCTCGAGCCCAGTGTGCGCTTCTTCTTCGTTGGGCATGCCCTGGCCGCACGATGTGATGGATTTTACCGAGGTGCGTGGATGTCCTCTTTCCCCTCTCTGCTCTGCCTCTGCCTCTAACATTGGCATGCACGCCTCCTGATCGATCCTGAAAGTTTTGAGTTTTACAACTTGATTGTTTGAACGAGGCATGCTAGTGCAACGCGAAGATCACCTTTTTCCCCTGTCTGGAAAAGATCTGGACAAAGTGGGCCTCTGTCTCGGGTCATGATTCTCCTTCCTGATGGGCCGTATTTGTTACAAGTCCCATGAGCTCCCCGGGACTTGTTGAGTTTGTGCATTATCAGTATGTAGGTTTTCACAAGCTACCCTTTTCTGCATAATAGGGTAGAGCCAGAAATCAGCTTCCTGGTTTCTTGTTCATCGCGTCATTAAAGTCTATTCACAATTCATATGCTAATAGCTAATAGAGATAATATGTTTGACATGACAGCGTGCAACAGCTAATAGCTAAGGTGTTGGCACGGTATAATGGAACAGCAGTTAGACGCTACATTAATCGAGTTGCCAGTTGGTTTAGAGccctattttttatttttgccaGTACAATTGACAGCACATAGATGCCCGTGGCTGGCATTTGGTCCAGGCATCCCAAAACAAGTTGCTGTTATCTGTAAAGATATAGTGCAATAATGGTGAG
The sequence above is a segment of the Aegilops tauschii subsp. strangulata cultivar AL8/78 chromosome 6, Aet v6.0, whole genome shotgun sequence genome. Coding sequences within it:
- the LOC109734445 gene encoding uncharacterized protein, with protein sequence MVSMLKNIHDKISHRIVSKQKESDKWTGRLCPKIQKKLDKYVEWAAHCMVQEAGRGVFQVTSFKNIYLVDLNMNNCECKKWELSGIPCHHSVACFRHERIEPESMVHMCYTVESYRKAYAYNIMPLRDKARCEKMYGTIVYPPLYTKVMGRPKKNRKKDPEEKKDKHGGLKLTKHGSTMHCSISGAPDHNKKGHYKHENVIPNEEVAQAGEDYDDPSIIDDIMPHTVHADLDPTQTPGSMIFMMQEQERFTYPPVRDFGPLPESTFIANGRAEIPSARVTTAMSRGRQQSTRRGTGGAGRGTRGGAGAGRGTIRGAGRGTRGGAARGASATATRGANANARRGASATNARRARAAAPGFYNLPLGDDVANVTGTGT